One stretch of Leadbetterella byssophila DSM 17132 DNA includes these proteins:
- a CDS encoding c-type cytochrome → MLHIITRKFLLLFTVVFLTAQGVKAQEAEASAGGSTGDAVAGETLFKNNCKQCHSPEEKIVVGPGLKGIEERRDFAWIKAWINNPDKVINSGDKYAVDLYNKYNKLQMTAFPSYGEKEIHDILAYIKKANEAPAAAAGAVAGATTTGGEAGGGKFFNIILVSLLAIMVLVLVALLSVIRLLSTMNKSEEDINQEVQNPEPSFGEKLKVLFSNSTVRSAIIWLFIILGTKATLDGLYSIGVHQGYAPAQPINFSHKLHAGDMEIDCGYCHTGVYKGKQAGIPSSSICMNCHNTIKRESPEIQKIYRAIENDTPIEWVRVHNLPDLAYFNHSQHTAVGGLDCENCHGDVKNMEVIQQRSTLTMGWCIDCHRQTDVNSKGNAYYDKLLTAHNEVSSKPMKVADIGGLECAKCHY, encoded by the coding sequence ATGTTACATATCATTACGAGGAAATTCTTACTACTGTTTACCGTTGTATTTTTAACGGCACAAGGAGTAAAAGCACAAGAAGCTGAAGCTTCTGCCGGAGGAAGCACTGGAGATGCAGTAGCGGGAGAAACCCTTTTCAAGAACAACTGTAAACAATGTCACTCTCCTGAGGAGAAAATTGTGGTAGGACCGGGCCTAAAAGGCATTGAAGAGAGAAGAGACTTTGCTTGGATCAAAGCTTGGATCAATAACCCGGATAAAGTTATCAATAGCGGCGACAAATACGCAGTTGATCTTTACAACAAATACAATAAGCTACAAATGACTGCATTCCCTTCTTATGGAGAGAAGGAGATTCATGATATTTTGGCTTATATTAAGAAAGCAAATGAAGCCCCAGCAGCAGCTGCAGGTGCCGTAGCAGGAGCTACCACTACTGGTGGAGAAGCTGGAGGCGGTAAGTTCTTTAATATCATACTAGTATCCTTACTAGCAATTATGGTATTGGTTCTTGTAGCCCTTCTTTCTGTGATCCGTTTATTAAGCACAATGAACAAATCAGAAGAAGACATTAACCAAGAGGTACAAAACCCTGAGCCAAGCTTCGGAGAAAAACTTAAAGTACTATTCAGCAATAGCACAGTAAGATCTGCAATTATTTGGTTATTTATCATCTTAGGTACTAAAGCTACACTAGATGGTTTGTATAGCATAGGTGTTCACCAAGGATATGCACCGGCTCAACCTATCAACTTCTCACACAAGCTTCATGCAGGTGATATGGAGATTGATTGTGGATACTGTCACACAGGCGTTTACAAAGGAAAACAAGCAGGTATTCCTTCCTCAAGCATCTGTATGAACTGCCACAACACGATCAAACGTGAATCTCCTGAAATTCAGAAGATCTATAGAGCTATTGAAAATGATACCCCAATTGAATGGGTACGCGTTCATAACTTACCTGATTTGGCCTACTTTAACCACTCTCAGCACACAGCTGTTGGCGGTTTGGATTGTGAAAATTGTCACGGTGATGTGAAAAACATGGAGGTTATCCAACAAAGAAGTACATTAACTATGGGTTGGTGTATCGACTGTCACCGCCAAACAGATGTAAACTCAAAAGGTAATGCTTACTACGACAAGCTCCTTACTGCTCACAACGAAGTCTCTTCAAAACCTATGAAGGTGGCGGACATCGGTGGTCTGGAATGTGCTAAATGTCACTATTAA
- a CDS encoding TAT-variant-translocated molybdopterin oxidoreductase, with protein MEDTNKRYWKGIEELKNDINVVKNADREFNSEEIEGGTYRRDFLKVLGFGMAAVSLAACEAPVRHTIPYLNKPTDVEPGIPNYYASSYVQGGDYASILVKTVEGRPIKIEGNTLSPVTKGGVSAQMHASLLALYDNDRLRTPTKTGKEISWENLDKEVSAALASSSNIRIVSNTILSPTFKKLIGEFTAKYPSTKWIQYDANSSYPLVQANEKSFGKAAIPTYKFEDAEVIVGINADFLGTWISPLEYNVGWAKTRKVNSGKDGSKNMSRHYQFEPTMTISGANADYRGRYKPSQEGLLVANLYNRVVEKLGQGSALPVQKVDFEFIDKCAKDLVKAGSKSLLVSGSSDVNTLVIVNAINALLGSVGTTIDFANTVNYRQGNDAEMAQFVSDLNAGSVDAVIFVDANPVFDYAGGAELEAGLKKAKLTVAIADRADETASNCTYIALNTHFLENWGDANPKVGQYSLVQPTISNIFQSRQPEASFLKWMGSNTSYHQYLKSNWTANILNGASWSTALHDGVFTNGVAAPAGASFIGNVQEAAAQIANPKASGIELVVFENAIIGTGKNANNPWLQETPDPISKVTWENTAAFSLKTANELGIAQGDWVKVSVGSTSVELPVLIQPGQTDGTVAIARGYGRTKAGKSGNVGVNVLPLLKGAKGASNYWADGVQIEKTKSGYRLAQTQTHETYMGRKAVIQETVLSEYVKNVKAGRFEPMISTSEGLKKPNTISLWNGHEKKNHSWGMVIDLNTCTGCAACVVSCQAENNIPVVGKAEVTRAREMHWIRIDRYYSTDAPRETGYNPNGYKAMEVASENPEVVFQPMLCQHCSNAPCETVCPVLATTHSSEGLNQMTYNRCFGTRYCANNCPYKVRRFNWFKYFENDEFDYAFNNELGRMVINPEVTVRSRGVIEKCSMCVQRIQAGKLVAKKEKRAVKDGDIQTACSSSCPTGAITFGDMNNPESAISKLLAVEKEGRAFHMLEEINVQPQISYLVKVRNKDIEDSKVLS; from the coding sequence ATGGAGGATACTAACAAAAGGTATTGGAAAGGTATTGAAGAGTTAAAGAACGATATCAACGTAGTTAAGAACGCCGATAGAGAATTTAACTCTGAAGAAATAGAAGGCGGAACCTATAGAAGGGATTTCCTAAAGGTGCTAGGCTTCGGTATGGCTGCAGTTAGCTTAGCTGCTTGCGAAGCACCGGTTAGACATACTATTCCTTATCTAAATAAGCCTACAGACGTTGAACCTGGTATTCCAAACTACTACGCTTCTTCATATGTACAAGGTGGAGATTACGCCAGCATTCTTGTAAAAACGGTAGAAGGAAGACCTATCAAAATTGAAGGAAATACCTTATCTCCGGTTACAAAGGGAGGCGTGAGCGCCCAAATGCATGCATCGTTATTAGCTTTGTATGATAATGACCGACTAAGAACTCCTACAAAAACTGGAAAAGAGATCTCTTGGGAGAATCTTGACAAAGAAGTAAGTGCTGCTTTAGCATCATCTTCTAACATCAGAATAGTATCAAATACTATCTTATCCCCTACTTTCAAAAAGCTGATTGGTGAGTTTACAGCTAAATATCCATCAACAAAATGGATACAATACGATGCTAACTCTTCTTATCCTTTAGTTCAAGCTAACGAAAAGAGCTTTGGAAAAGCAGCGATTCCCACCTATAAATTTGAAGATGCTGAAGTTATTGTAGGTATTAACGCAGATTTCTTAGGTACTTGGATCTCTCCTTTAGAATATAATGTTGGATGGGCAAAAACAAGAAAGGTAAACAGCGGTAAAGACGGATCGAAAAACATGTCCCGTCATTATCAGTTTGAACCTACCATGACCATCTCAGGAGCAAACGCAGATTATAGAGGCCGCTACAAACCATCACAAGAAGGTTTACTAGTGGCTAATTTATACAATAGAGTAGTTGAAAAACTTGGCCAAGGATCTGCTCTACCGGTACAAAAGGTAGATTTCGAATTCATTGACAAGTGTGCGAAAGACTTGGTTAAAGCAGGATCAAAAAGCTTACTTGTAAGCGGATCTTCTGACGTTAACACTCTAGTTATCGTAAACGCCATCAACGCTCTTTTAGGTTCTGTCGGTACTACTATTGACTTTGCAAATACAGTTAACTACCGTCAAGGTAATGACGCTGAAATGGCTCAATTCGTTTCCGATTTGAACGCCGGATCCGTAGATGCAGTCATCTTCGTAGATGCTAACCCTGTATTTGACTATGCAGGAGGAGCAGAACTAGAAGCTGGTTTGAAGAAAGCTAAATTAACGGTTGCCATCGCTGATAGAGCAGATGAAACGGCTTCAAACTGTACGTATATCGCATTAAACACTCACTTCCTTGAAAACTGGGGTGATGCTAATCCAAAAGTAGGTCAATACTCTTTGGTACAACCTACCATATCTAATATCTTCCAATCCCGTCAACCTGAAGCTAGCTTCTTGAAATGGATGGGATCCAATACTAGTTACCATCAGTATTTGAAATCCAACTGGACTGCGAATATCTTGAATGGTGCTTCTTGGTCAACTGCTCTTCATGACGGTGTATTTACTAATGGAGTAGCAGCTCCTGCGGGTGCAAGCTTTATCGGAAACGTTCAAGAGGCTGCAGCACAAATAGCGAATCCTAAAGCTTCTGGAATTGAATTAGTAGTGTTTGAAAACGCTATTATCGGAACCGGTAAGAATGCCAACAACCCATGGTTACAAGAAACTCCAGATCCAATCTCTAAAGTAACTTGGGAAAATACTGCTGCTTTTTCATTAAAAACAGCTAACGAGCTAGGCATCGCACAAGGAGACTGGGTTAAAGTAAGTGTAGGATCAACTAGCGTAGAGCTACCTGTTCTTATCCAACCTGGACAAACTGACGGTACTGTAGCTATTGCAAGAGGTTACGGAAGAACAAAAGCCGGTAAGTCAGGCAATGTAGGTGTAAACGTACTTCCTTTATTAAAAGGAGCTAAAGGTGCTAGCAACTACTGGGCTGACGGCGTACAAATCGAAAAAACAAAATCAGGATATAGACTAGCCCAAACACAAACCCATGAAACATACATGGGAAGAAAGGCAGTTATCCAGGAGACAGTTCTAAGCGAATACGTGAAAAACGTTAAAGCTGGACGTTTCGAACCTATGATCTCTACTTCTGAAGGTCTTAAGAAACCAAATACCATTTCCCTTTGGAACGGTCACGAGAAGAAGAATCATAGCTGGGGTATGGTAATCGACTTGAACACATGTACGGGTTGTGCAGCGTGTGTGGTTAGTTGCCAAGCTGAAAACAACATCCCTGTGGTAGGTAAAGCGGAAGTAACTCGTGCAAGAGAAATGCACTGGATCCGTATCGACCGTTATTATAGCACTGATGCTCCAAGAGAGACGGGATATAATCCAAATGGATATAAGGCAATGGAAGTAGCTTCAGAAAACCCTGAAGTTGTATTCCAACCCATGTTATGTCAACACTGTTCTAATGCACCTTGTGAAACGGTTTGTCCTGTATTGGCCACGACTCACTCTTCAGAGGGCTTGAACCAAATGACTTATAACCGTTGTTTCGGTACTCGTTATTGTGCTAACAACTGTCCTTACAAAGTAAGACGTTTCAACTGGTTCAAATACTTCGAAAACGATGAATTTGACTATGCATTCAACAACGAGCTAGGAAGAATGGTGATTAACCCTGAAGTAACAGTAAGATCTAGAGGGGTTATCGAAAAATGTTCCATGTGTGTACAAAGAATTCAAGCTGGTAAACTGGTAGCTAAGAAAGAGAAGAGAGCAGTGAAAGACGGAGACATCCAAACTGCATGTTCTTCATCTTGTCCTACCGGAGCCATCACTTTTGGAGACATGAACAATCCTGAATCTGCAATATCTAAATTGTTAGCTGTAGAGAAAGAAGGACGTGCCTTCCACATGTTGGAAGAAATCAATGTTCAACCGCAAATCAGCTACCTGGTTAAGGTTCGTAACAAGGATATAGAAGATTCAAAAGTACTTTCATAA